A single window of Nitrospiria bacterium DNA harbors:
- a CDS encoding YncE family protein gives MACFWTIGLSAGAALAVLSSAASPDPSGAESASSPRPQSMILFEVPHTDSIAVFDFETRRVIRRIDLGSGPPPGEGTREAPAGPSGYGGRYVYWIRHDGNDLAVIDTTDYRVVGRIPLREKGPGNVTVASDGQTLYIPHYQAKALTIFDLREKKQRVIPLPGYPGDIAIAPRGALLVTSRDSNQLLAVDEATGEVRAVDVGRNPVGVAVTPDGSQAYVSHDTEAAVEVIDLTAVPFHVVRRIQVKGAGGSAVAAGPDGKYVYVAHCCANSSLTVISVEKMAVKCELSLAPEGLDPVRIVFSPGGDEAFVLNSGSMNISSFRPPCGKPVTENPFGR, from the coding sequence ATGGCGTGCTTTTGGACAATCGGACTTTCGGCGGGCGCTGCCCTGGCCGTTTTATCATCGGCGGCTTCCCCCGATCCCTCCGGCGCGGAAAGCGCGTCGTCCCCGCGGCCCCAATCCATGATCTTATTCGAGGTTCCCCACACCGATTCCATCGCCGTGTTCGATTTCGAAACCCGCCGCGTCATCCGGCGGATCGATCTCGGATCGGGGCCGCCTCCCGGAGAAGGGACCCGGGAAGCACCCGCCGGACCATCGGGATACGGCGGACGCTACGTCTACTGGATCCGCCACGACGGCAATGACCTCGCCGTGATCGACACGACCGATTATCGGGTGGTGGGGCGGATCCCCTTGAGGGAGAAGGGACCCGGGAACGTCACGGTGGCGAGTGACGGACAGACGCTCTACATTCCGCATTACCAGGCGAAGGCGCTGACGATCTTCGACCTCAGGGAGAAAAAACAACGCGTGATCCCGCTGCCCGGCTACCCGGGCGATATCGCGATTGCGCCCCGAGGGGCCCTTCTGGTCACGAGCCGGGATTCGAACCAGTTGCTGGCGGTCGACGAAGCCACGGGCGAGGTTCGCGCGGTCGATGTCGGGCGCAACCCGGTCGGCGTGGCCGTGACCCCGGACGGATCGCAGGCCTACGTCTCTCATGACACCGAAGCCGCCGTCGAGGTGATCGACCTGACGGCGGTCCCTTTTCATGTCGTCCGGCGCATCCAGGTCAAGGGGGCCGGCGGATCGGCCGTGGCGGCTGGGCCGGATGGGAAGTATGTCTACGTGGCGCACTGCTGCGCGAACAGCTCCCTGACCGTGATCTCCGTTGAAAAGATGGCCGTGAAATGCGAGCTTTCCCTGGCGCCGGAGGGGCTGGACCCGGTCCGGATCGTCTTCTCGCCCGGCGGCGACGAAGCCTTTGTCCTCAACAGCGGTTCGATGAATATCTCATCCTTCCGCCCCCCGTGCGGCAAACCCGTTACGGAGAATCCGTTCGGGCGGTGA